A section of the Ensifer adhaerens genome encodes:
- a CDS encoding chemotaxis protein CheB: MVQEPAEAGFPSMPQNAIATGVADVVALARLAERIAEARSTRSLEV; encoded by the coding sequence ATGGTGCAGGAGCCGGCAGAGGCGGGGTTTCCGTCCATGCCGCAAAACGCCATTGCCACCGGTGTTGCCGATGTCGTGGCACTTGCTCGCTTGGCCGAGCGGATCGCTGAGGCGCGTTCAACGCGATCACTAGAGGTATGA
- a CDS encoding DUF6894 family protein, which translates to MDFETIGRSRLMTQLPAYRRQIERLPIPALKDLLQVYGFTATQRDQVRAVEGRNSRHVAELESDCARIEVDVIRLLTNVVMPLVLTRARHWVDATTGGSHLPRFYFRTTDQEGFSAEDRAFEFADEQAAINEAKVTLAEMAADGLPQDPISLISIQVLDEEHVLVVELRLVLEMLPNTARGIRADR; encoded by the coding sequence TTGGATTTCGAAACGATAGGGCGCTCGCGCTTGATGACCCAGTTGCCCGCGTATCGGCGGCAGATTGAGCGCCTGCCGATCCCTGCGCTGAAAGATCTGCTGCAGGTCTACGGGTTCACGGCCACTCAACGCGACCAGGTCCGAGCGGTCGAGGGTCGGAACTCGCGCCACGTGGCCGAACTCGAGTCCGATTGCGCGCGGATCGAGGTCGATGTCATTCGATTACTGACGAACGTGGTTATGCCGCTCGTTTTGACGCGAGCGCGCCATTGGGTCGATGCGACGACAGGAGGAAGTCACTTGCCAAGGTTCTACTTCAGGACAACTGATCAGGAAGGCTTTAGTGCGGAAGATCGCGCGTTCGAATTCGCCGACGAGCAGGCGGCGATCAATGAGGCAAAGGTTACACTGGCTGAGATGGCGGCTGACGGCCTCCCGCAGGACCCGATTTCCTTGATCAGCATCCAAGTCCTCGACGAGGAACATGTTTTGGTGGTCGAATTGAGATTGGTTCTTGAAATGCTTCCGAACACAGCCCGGGGTATTCGCGCAGATAGATAG